Genomic window (Drosophila sulfurigaster albostrigata strain 15112-1811.04 chromosome 2R, ASM2355843v2, whole genome shotgun sequence):
ACGATCAATACGTCCCGGACGTATAAGCGCCGGATCGAGTGTCTCAATACGATTAGTTGCCATGATGACTTTCACATCGCCCCGCGAATCGAAACCGTCCAATTGATTGAGAAGCTCCAACATAGTACGTTGAATTTCACGCTCGCCACCAGAATTGGAGTCGTAACGCTTCGTGCCCACTGCATCGATTTCATCGATGAACACAATGGAGGGCGCATGCTCCTCGGCCACACGGAAGAGCTCACGCACCAACTTTGGACCATCGCCCAAGTACTTTTGTATCAGCTCGGAGCCCACAACTCGCAAGAAAGTGGCCGAAGTCTGATTAGCTACCGCCTTAGCCAGCAGCGTTTTTCCAGTGCCTGGTGGACCATAGAGAATGACACCCTTGGGTGGCTTAATGCCCATTTCTTCGTAGTATTCGGGATGCGTCAAAGGCAGCTCAACAGATTCTTTGATTTCCTGAATTTGCGTATCCAAACCACCAATATCCGCATAGGTTTCTTGTGGCGCCTTCTCTAGTTTCATCACTGTGACCATGGGATCTGTGTCGTCGCTCAGCACACCGACAACAGCGTGGACTTTGTGATTGAGCAGCACAGAGCAACCAGGCTCTAGTTGGTCCTTATCGACAAAGGACAAAATGCTAACATAATGCTCCGAACCCACTGAAGTGGACACGATGGCATGATTATCATCGATAATCTCCTCCAGATTGCCCACCGACATTGGTGTGCCGCGCAGATCATCAACCTTGGAGCGCTCCTCCTCATTCTTCTCATCTTGTGGCTTGAGGCGCTCCTGATTGCGTATGAACTCGTCCTCCATCATCAGGTAATCCTTAATGCGCTCCAGCTTTAGCAGTTTTAGACGACAGCGCGTGTGAGGCGTCACCTGGGGCAGTTTCATGGCCGCATCAGGACCCTTGGCGCGACGCTTCTTTTTGCCAACGCGAGTTGGAATTGGTGGCTcgtatttcttctttttgtctTTGTCATCTTTCTTGTCGCCTGCTCCTCCCTGTGCCGATTGGTTTTGGCCCTGC
Coding sequences:
- the LOC133838326 gene encoding 26S proteasome regulatory subunit 4 — its product is MGQNQSAQGGAGDKKDDKDKKKKYEPPIPTRVGKKKRRAKGPDAAMKLPQVTPHTRCRLKLLKLERIKDYLMMEDEFIRNQERLKPQDEKNEEERSKVDDLRGTPMSVGNLEEIIDDNHAIVSTSVGSEHYVSILSFVDKDQLEPGCSVLLNHKVHAVVGVLSDDTDPMVTVMKLEKAPQETYADIGGLDTQIQEIKESVELPLTHPEYYEEMGIKPPKGVILYGPPGTGKTLLAKAVANQTSATFLRVVGSELIQKYLGDGPKLVRELFRVAEEHAPSIVFIDEIDAVGTKRYDSNSGGEREIQRTMLELLNQLDGFDSRGDVKVIMATNRIETLDPALIRPGRIDRKIEFPLPDEKTKRRIFTIHTSRMTLAEDVNLSELIMAKDDLSGADIKAICTEAGLMALRERRMKVTNEDFKKSKESVLYRKKEGTPEGLYL